Proteins encoded together in one Cicer arietinum cultivar CDC Frontier isolate Library 1 chromosome 4, Cicar.CDCFrontier_v2.0, whole genome shotgun sequence window:
- the LOC101499782 gene encoding thioredoxin domain-containing protein 9 homolog: MEKGKIEEVIEKQVLTVAQAVEDKIDEEIAALERLDDDDLEALRERRLQQMKKMSEKRSRWISLGHGEYTEIPSEKDFFSVVKASERVVCHFFRENWPCKVVDKHLSLMAKQHIETRFVKINAEKCPFLAEKLKIVVLPTLALIKNAKVDDYVVGFDELGGTDDFSTEVLEERLAKAQVIFLDGESSLHRARSNAQNKRSVRQSTRADSSDSE; this comes from the exons ATGGAGAAGGGGAAGATTGAAGAGGTCATCGAGAAACAAGTCCTCACGGTGGCGCAGGCCGTCGAGGACAAAATCGATGAAGAGATTGCCGCCCTCGAACGTCTCGACGATGATGATCTTGAAGCACTCAGGGAACGCAGGCTACAACAAATGAAAAAGATGTCGGAGAAGCGCAGCCGTTGGATCTCCCTCGGACACGGCGAATACACCGAGATTCCTTCCGAGAAAGACTTCTTCTCCGTCGTCAAAGCCAGCGAACGCGTCGTCTGTCATTTCTTCCGCGAAAATTGGCCCTGCAAG GTTGTGGACAAGCATTTAAGTTTGATGGCGAAGCAGCATATTGAGACCCGGTTTGTAAAAATCAATGCTGAAAAATGTCCATTTTTAGCTGAGAAGCTCAAGATCGTTGTTCTTCCTACTCTTGCTCTTATAAAGAATGCCAAAGTGGATGATTATGTG GTGggttttgatgaacttggtggTACTGATGACTTTAGCACTGAGGTTTTGGAAGAAAGACTGGCTAAAGCTCAAGTCATATTTTTGGACGGTGAATCATCGTTACATCGTGCAAGGTCCAATGCACAAAACAAAAGAAGTGTTCGGCAGAGCACAAGGGCAGACTCCTCTGATTCAGAGTAA